The following proteins come from a genomic window of Pyxidicoccus sp. MSG2:
- a CDS encoding efflux RND transporter permease subunit, whose protein sequence is MSLTEACIKKPVFAWMIMAATIVFGLVAAQRIGISQFPDVDFPTINISVNWEGANPEAVESDLIEPIEEAVTQVEGVKSITSNARQGGASITVELDLSRNVDLALQDVQAKVSQAQRSLPREIDPPVISKTNPEDQPIMWAGVSGPFSQQAVSDFARYRVKERLQTVPGVGEVQLGGSLERNVRIWVDAQKLDARGLTVTDVIAALQREHVELPAGRIETEGREVNVRVMGEALDLDTLRGLVVREAEGKPVYLSDVALIEDGFEDVRRMTRVNGQPAQGLGIRKQRGANAVAVAQAVREELTKIQKDAPEGMDVGIRFDSTKFIEESVHEIEFELMLACILTAFVCWVFLGSLSSTLNVVLAIPMSLLGTVAVIYFLGFTLNTFTLLGLALAVGIVVDDAIMVLENIFRHAEEGKDRVRAAREGTAEITFAALAATLAVVAIFLPVIFMKGIIGKFFLQFGVTLCVAVLLSYVEAITLAPARCAQLLKTSREGRSKVGLVVDRAFSRLERAYERALGWGLKRPWWVLGVAAALLAASVFAFRALPGEFVPSQDQSRLMVRLQTAVGSSLEETNRIFQKAEAFASTRPEVQSVFATVGGGGGASSVNAGMLMLTLTPPDQRMPQAELQQIFRKELNSIPGLRAVVQDMSQSGFTAQRGFPVEFSVRGSDWDALVTASQEVREKLQASGKVVDVDTDYQLGMPELRITPDRARAADLGVPIESVASSINALVGGLRVGKYSTGGRRIDVRLRLLAGQRSRPEDLSLLKVRTASGALVPLSSLVSQEERPALQAITRRDRERAISVFANVAPGSNQEEALATVEGLSKDLPGGVRLVPGGASLAFRDSMSSLFFALFLGIGVAYMVLGAQFNSFLHPVTVLTILPLSVAGAAFALLATGSTLNIFSMIGLLLLMGIVKKNSIILVDYALQERERGADAFHAMLRAGPVRLRPILMTSTATMMAAVPAALALGAGSETRAPMSIAVLGGLSVSTVLSLLVVPAFYVIADRMKTRVGARLGKKPDAESGPHPPRTDEPRPATHG, encoded by the coding sequence ATGAGCCTCACGGAAGCCTGCATCAAGAAGCCCGTCTTCGCCTGGATGATCATGGCGGCCACCATCGTCTTCGGACTGGTGGCGGCCCAGCGCATCGGCATCAGCCAGTTCCCGGACGTGGACTTCCCCACCATCAACATCTCCGTCAACTGGGAGGGCGCCAACCCCGAAGCCGTGGAGAGCGACCTCATCGAGCCGATTGAAGAGGCCGTGACGCAGGTGGAGGGCGTCAAGAGCATCACCTCCAACGCGCGCCAGGGCGGTGCCAGCATCACCGTGGAGCTGGACCTGTCGCGCAACGTGGACCTCGCGCTGCAGGACGTGCAGGCGAAGGTGAGCCAGGCGCAGCGCTCGCTGCCGCGCGAAATCGACCCGCCCGTCATCTCCAAGACGAACCCGGAGGACCAGCCCATCATGTGGGCGGGCGTGTCCGGGCCCTTCTCCCAGCAGGCGGTGAGTGACTTCGCCCGCTACCGGGTGAAGGAGCGCCTGCAGACGGTGCCGGGCGTGGGCGAGGTGCAACTGGGCGGCTCGCTGGAGCGCAACGTGCGCATCTGGGTGGACGCGCAGAAGCTGGACGCGCGCGGGCTCACCGTCACGGACGTCATCGCCGCGCTCCAGCGCGAGCACGTGGAATTGCCCGCGGGCCGCATCGAGACGGAGGGCCGCGAGGTCAACGTGCGCGTCATGGGCGAGGCGTTGGACCTGGACACGCTGCGCGGCCTGGTGGTGCGCGAGGCCGAAGGCAAGCCGGTGTACCTGAGCGACGTGGCGCTCATCGAGGACGGCTTCGAGGACGTCCGCCGGATGACGCGCGTCAACGGCCAGCCAGCCCAGGGACTGGGCATCCGCAAGCAGCGCGGCGCCAACGCTGTCGCCGTGGCCCAGGCGGTGCGCGAGGAGCTGACGAAGATCCAGAAGGACGCCCCCGAAGGCATGGACGTCGGCATCCGCTTCGACTCGACGAAGTTCATCGAGGAGAGCGTCCACGAAATCGAGTTCGAGCTGATGCTGGCCTGCATCCTCACCGCCTTCGTGTGCTGGGTGTTCCTGGGCTCGCTGTCCAGTACGTTGAACGTGGTGCTCGCCATTCCCATGTCGTTGCTGGGAACGGTGGCCGTCATCTACTTCCTGGGCTTCACGCTCAACACCTTCACACTGCTGGGATTGGCGCTGGCGGTGGGCATCGTGGTGGACGACGCCATCATGGTGCTGGAGAACATCTTCCGGCACGCGGAGGAGGGGAAGGACCGGGTGCGCGCCGCGCGCGAGGGCACCGCGGAGATCACCTTCGCCGCGCTGGCGGCGACGCTGGCGGTGGTGGCCATCTTCCTGCCCGTCATCTTCATGAAGGGCATCATCGGCAAGTTCTTCCTCCAGTTCGGCGTCACGCTGTGCGTGGCGGTGCTGCTGTCCTACGTGGAGGCCATTACCCTGGCGCCGGCGCGCTGCGCGCAGCTGCTCAAGACGTCGCGCGAGGGCCGCAGCAAGGTGGGCCTGGTCGTGGACCGGGCCTTCTCGCGGCTGGAGCGCGCGTACGAGCGGGCGCTGGGCTGGGGCCTGAAGCGCCCCTGGTGGGTGCTGGGCGTGGCGGCGGCGCTGCTGGCCGCGAGCGTGTTCGCCTTCCGCGCGCTGCCGGGGGAGTTCGTCCCCTCGCAGGACCAGAGCCGGTTGATGGTGCGCCTGCAGACGGCGGTGGGCAGCAGCCTGGAGGAGACGAACCGGATCTTCCAGAAGGCGGAGGCCTTCGCCAGCACGCGGCCGGAGGTGCAGAGCGTCTTCGCGACGGTCGGCGGAGGCGGCGGTGCCTCGAGCGTCAACGCGGGCATGCTGATGCTCACGCTGACGCCGCCGGACCAGCGCATGCCGCAGGCGGAGCTCCAGCAGATCTTCCGCAAGGAGCTCAACAGCATCCCCGGCCTGCGCGCGGTGGTGCAGGACATGTCGCAGTCGGGCTTCACCGCGCAGCGCGGCTTCCCCGTGGAGTTCAGCGTGCGCGGCTCGGACTGGGATGCGCTGGTGACGGCCAGCCAGGAGGTGCGCGAGAAGCTCCAGGCCAGCGGCAAGGTCGTGGACGTGGACACCGACTACCAGCTCGGCATGCCGGAGCTGCGGATTACGCCAGACCGGGCGCGCGCGGCGGACCTGGGCGTGCCGATTGAGTCGGTGGCCTCGTCCATCAACGCGCTGGTGGGCGGCCTGCGGGTGGGCAAGTACAGCACGGGCGGCCGGCGTATCGACGTGCGGCTGCGCCTGCTGGCCGGGCAGCGCTCGCGGCCCGAGGACCTGTCGCTGCTCAAGGTGCGCACCGCCAGCGGCGCGCTGGTGCCGCTGTCCTCGCTGGTGTCGCAGGAGGAGCGCCCGGCGCTGCAGGCCATTACGCGGAGAGACCGCGAGCGCGCCATCAGCGTCTTCGCCAACGTGGCGCCCGGCTCCAACCAGGAGGAGGCCCTGGCCACGGTGGAGGGGCTCTCCAAGGACCTGCCGGGCGGGGTGCGCCTGGTGCCCGGCGGCGCCAGCCTGGCCTTCCGCGACTCGATGAGCAGCCTGTTCTTCGCGCTCTTCCTCGGGATTGGCGTGGCGTACATGGTGCTGGGGGCGCAGTTCAACTCGTTCCTGCACCCCGTCACGGTGCTCACCATTCTTCCGCTGTCGGTGGCGGGCGCGGCCTTCGCACTGCTGGCCACGGGCTCCACGCTGAACATCTTCAGCATGATTGGCCTGCTGCTGCTGATGGGCATCGTGAAGAAGAACTCCATCATCCTGGTGGACTACGCGCTGCAGGAGCGCGAGCGCGGGGCGGATGCGTTCCACGCCATGCTGCGCGCGGGCCCGGTGCGGCTGCGGCCCATCCTGATGACGTCCACCGCGACGATGATGGCGGCGGTGCCGGCGGCGCTGGCGCTGGGCGCGGGCTCGGAGACGCGCGCGCCCATGTCCATCGCCGTGCTCGGCGGCCTGTCCGTGTCCACCGTGCTCAGCCTGCTGGTGGTGCCCGCCTTCTACGTCATCGCGGACCGGATGAAGACGCGGGTGGGGGCGAGGCTGGGGAAGAAGCCGGACGCCGAGTCGGGCCCGCACCCGCCGCGCACCGACGAGCCTCGGCCGGCCACGCACGGCTGA
- a CDS encoding efflux RND transporter periplasmic adaptor subunit, producing MRRAGTLTLAVAVLALGAGCKKDAEAPKGGPGTAAAAPGGRGGGRGPIQFPVEVARVEARDVEYVVNAVGSVEAFERVQITARVPGAVERVLFSEGQTVKKGDALAEIEPARYAIAVRSAEAALAKAKASLEEAKAGAERRAAVNEAKPGLLPAEQLETYQTRARTAEAEVASAKAMLDQAQLNQRDAYVRAPMDGVLQTRTVQTGQYVQPGLVMATLVRREPLLLRFTVPEADVARITPGMAARFTIRNGGGKFTAKITHVAEAADDASRMVPVTGEVSGEDAKALRPGTFATVTVPVETRGGSPVVPQTAVRPSERGFLAFVVEGDKARERVLDLGMRTADGLVEVLGGVKAGETLVVRGAEALRDGVAVRVAQGPRPTLGGEPGPKPEASNEGANGGGARR from the coding sequence ATGCGACGCGCAGGAACGCTGACGTTGGCCGTGGCCGTGCTGGCCCTGGGTGCCGGATGCAAGAAGGACGCGGAGGCCCCCAAGGGTGGACCGGGCACGGCGGCTGCGGCCCCGGGCGGGCGCGGCGGTGGCCGCGGGCCCATCCAGTTCCCCGTCGAGGTCGCCAGGGTCGAGGCACGCGACGTGGAGTACGTGGTGAACGCGGTGGGCTCCGTGGAGGCCTTCGAGCGCGTGCAGATCACCGCGCGCGTACCGGGCGCAGTGGAGCGGGTGCTCTTCTCGGAGGGGCAGACGGTGAAGAAGGGCGACGCGCTCGCGGAGATTGAACCCGCGCGCTACGCCATCGCCGTGCGCTCCGCGGAGGCCGCACTGGCCAAGGCGAAGGCGTCGCTCGAGGAGGCGAAGGCGGGCGCCGAGCGCCGTGCCGCCGTCAACGAGGCGAAGCCGGGCCTGCTGCCCGCCGAACAGCTGGAGACGTACCAGACGCGCGCGCGCACCGCGGAGGCGGAGGTGGCCTCGGCGAAGGCGATGCTGGACCAGGCGCAGCTCAACCAGCGTGACGCCTACGTGCGCGCCCCCATGGACGGAGTGCTGCAGACGCGCACGGTGCAGACGGGCCAGTACGTGCAGCCGGGCCTCGTCATGGCCACGCTGGTGCGCCGCGAGCCGCTGCTGTTGCGCTTCACGGTGCCGGAGGCGGACGTGGCGCGAATCACCCCCGGCATGGCGGCGCGCTTCACCATCCGCAACGGCGGCGGCAAGTTCACCGCGAAGATTACGCACGTGGCCGAGGCCGCGGACGACGCCAGCCGCATGGTGCCGGTGACGGGCGAGGTGTCCGGCGAGGACGCGAAGGCGCTGCGCCCGGGGACGTTCGCCACGGTGACGGTGCCGGTGGAGACGCGGGGCGGCAGCCCGGTGGTGCCGCAGACGGCGGTGCGCCCCAGCGAGCGCGGGTTCCTCGCCTTCGTGGTGGAGGGCGACAAGGCCCGCGAGCGCGTGCTGGACCTGGGCATGCGCACGGCGGACGGTCTGGTGGAAGTGCTCGGCGGCGTGAAGGCCGGCGAGACGCTGGTGGTGCGCGGCGCCGAGGCGCTGCGTGACGGGGTGGCAGTGCGCGTGGCGCAGGGACCCAGGCCCACGCTCGGCGGCGAGCCGGGCCCGAAGCCCGAAGCCAGCAATGAAGGCGCCAACGGCGGAGGTGCTCGCAGATGA
- a CDS encoding TolC family protein, with protein sequence MSNVRSVLATPLCAWLALAAPQALAQDAGTPGSASDAPAASGQAPAPGAESAAPGADSAPPRAESAPPGAEAASLTLERAVSLAAERNESALAAQQRAEASQARVARARAFFFPELTATGTYTRRSNQSTREVGGQEVILQRYNALGASFVARVTLFDARGFPLYRAARLEGEASGLDSVEARRQVSFEAANAFLVSLADQHVFQAAEQRLAFARQSLEDAKARAGAGLASTNDVTRAELEVASAEVQRTSARNTAQTSRLELGYLLVEPVEGGLAPPDALLTDAARPLASHEGVVQGAADRRPDILSARLRVESLEANALEPLARLLPALGASYTYRLTNESGLTGRTGDGFFTVDLTWNLFDGGERYAERRERVALAKAAKLEEQASTRRVDVDIQRARVGLENAQAALSQSDLAVRAARQNAEEQGILYRQGLSTALTVADAAVSLFETEVAQARSRYALGVALLGLRAAVGLDPLGKEP encoded by the coding sequence ATGTCCAACGTCCGTTCCGTCCTCGCCACGCCCCTCTGCGCCTGGCTCGCGCTTGCCGCGCCCCAGGCCCTGGCCCAGGACGCGGGCACTCCCGGCTCGGCTTCTGACGCCCCCGCTGCTTCGGGGCAGGCCCCCGCGCCGGGTGCAGAATCCGCAGCGCCCGGTGCGGATTCCGCACCCCCCCGCGCGGAATCGGCACCTCCCGGAGCGGAGGCGGCGTCGCTGACGCTGGAGCGCGCGGTCTCCCTGGCCGCGGAGCGCAACGAGTCCGCGCTGGCGGCCCAGCAGCGCGCCGAGGCGTCCCAGGCGCGCGTGGCCCGGGCCCGCGCCTTCTTCTTCCCGGAGCTGACGGCGACGGGCACCTACACGCGGCGCTCCAACCAGTCGACGCGCGAGGTGGGCGGTCAGGAGGTCATCCTCCAGCGCTACAACGCCCTGGGCGCCAGCTTCGTCGCGCGCGTGACGCTCTTCGACGCACGCGGGTTCCCCCTGTACCGGGCCGCGCGGCTGGAGGGAGAGGCCTCCGGACTGGACTCGGTGGAGGCCCGCCGCCAGGTGTCCTTCGAGGCAGCCAATGCCTTCCTCGTCTCCCTGGCCGACCAGCACGTCTTCCAGGCCGCCGAGCAGCGCCTCGCCTTCGCGCGCCAGTCGCTCGAGGACGCGAAGGCTCGCGCGGGGGCGGGCCTCGCCAGCACCAACGACGTGACGCGCGCGGAGCTGGAGGTGGCCAGCGCGGAGGTGCAGCGCACCAGCGCGCGCAACACCGCGCAGACGAGCCGCCTGGAGCTGGGCTACCTGCTCGTGGAGCCCGTGGAGGGCGGCCTGGCTCCGCCGGACGCGCTGCTGACGGACGCGGCGCGGCCGCTGGCCTCCCATGAAGGGGTAGTGCAGGGGGCGGCGGACCGGCGCCCGGACATCCTCTCCGCGCGGCTGCGGGTGGAGTCGCTGGAGGCCAACGCGCTGGAGCCGCTGGCCCGGCTGCTGCCGGCGCTCGGCGCGTCGTACACCTACCGGCTCACCAATGAGTCCGGCCTCACCGGGCGCACCGGTGACGGCTTCTTCACTGTGGACCTCACCTGGAACCTCTTCGACGGTGGCGAGCGCTATGCAGAGCGTCGTGAGCGGGTGGCGCTGGCGAAGGCCGCGAAGCTGGAGGAGCAGGCGAGCACGCGCCGCGTGGACGTGGACATCCAGCGGGCGAGGGTGGGGTTGGAGAACGCGCAGGCCGCGCTCTCACAGAGCGACCTGGCGGTGCGCGCGGCGAGGCAGAACGCCGAGGAGCAGGGGATTCTGTACCGCCAGGGCCTGTCCACGGCGCTGACGGTGGCGGACGCGGCCGTCAGCCTGTTCGAGACGGAAGTGGCCCAGGCGCGCAGCCGCTATGCGTTGGGCGTGGCATTGCTGGGACTCAGGGCGGCTGTGGGACTCGATCCGCTGGGGAAGGAACCGTGA
- a CDS encoding putative metal-binding motif-containing protein, protein MRLFLLGVLLVAVSMSGCKKEEAPPAAGALRVSLAYATFQPRCLTLTVVDLADASRTESTEVQVVQGVRSDTRTVAILGRAGWSRNLRLTATAHERSCNGALVAEQSVEAQVPEVGIADARLDLRAEDLDNDSYVSDKGTHPGTDCDDSDEDIHPQATELCDGIDNNCANGERDAPEAQEYYADLDGDGYGNRDALAIPSCVQPANTATRGGDCNDGDGTIHPGQQESRCDGVDEDCDGNRDDDAFAVGAACTTALGCQGQNACQSVSSAACVSAEQPVTWYLDDDLDGSAGTETAARCSSPAPGASTTRTDCDDGTSRASSTGTEVCDRLDNDCDGSTDEDLTGCSGTPWAADTGVGAGGARWNAVAPYGGDRGWLAGDGDRVLHVNGDTFTAVGSCDGDWKAAWVASTGRVFVGSSAGKLATVSPGALDTCAQVDGVAGSSINGMVGFEQGTNVQVFAVDSQGRVIRWEYVEGASSQAAPTLVTQVTANLRAIHGLGPGTLLAVGMEDVSGTERPVAWRAPASGSTWTKEDLGNTGTTGFLRAVRVLTPGLAYLAGDKGLLLERTGTTWTKKPVLTVSGNPVDLRGMVAFGRTAVYAVTSAARDIQFFDGANWTTVNVPPNTLNALEATGPGDIWGVGNSGTLVRWQP, encoded by the coding sequence ATGCGTTTATTCCTTCTGGGTGTACTGCTGGTGGCGGTTTCCATGTCGGGCTGCAAGAAGGAGGAGGCGCCTCCGGCCGCGGGGGCCCTGCGGGTATCCCTGGCCTATGCAACCTTCCAGCCCAGGTGCCTCACGCTGACGGTGGTGGACCTGGCGGACGCGTCCCGCACCGAGTCGACGGAGGTGCAGGTGGTGCAGGGCGTCCGCAGCGACACGCGGACGGTGGCCATCCTCGGCCGTGCCGGCTGGAGCCGGAACCTGCGCCTGACGGCCACCGCGCACGAGCGCTCCTGCAACGGGGCGCTGGTGGCGGAACAGTCCGTGGAGGCCCAGGTGCCGGAGGTGGGCATCGCCGACGCGCGGTTGGATTTGCGCGCCGAGGACCTGGACAACGACAGCTATGTCTCCGACAAGGGCACGCATCCCGGCACGGACTGTGACGACTCGGATGAGGACATCCACCCGCAGGCGACCGAGCTGTGTGACGGAATCGACAACAACTGCGCGAATGGCGAGCGCGACGCGCCCGAGGCCCAGGAGTACTACGCGGACCTCGACGGAGACGGCTACGGGAACCGGGACGCCCTGGCCATTCCCTCGTGCGTCCAGCCCGCCAACACGGCCACGCGCGGTGGCGACTGCAATGACGGTGACGGCACCATCCACCCCGGCCAGCAGGAGTCCCGCTGCGACGGCGTGGACGAGGACTGCGACGGCAACAGGGACGACGATGCCTTCGCGGTGGGCGCAGCGTGCACCACGGCCCTGGGCTGCCAGGGCCAGAATGCCTGTCAGAGCGTGTCGAGCGCGGCGTGCGTCAGCGCCGAGCAGCCGGTGACCTGGTACCTGGACGACGACCTGGATGGCAGCGCGGGCACGGAGACGGCCGCCCGGTGTTCGTCCCCCGCGCCGGGGGCCAGCACCACGCGCACCGACTGTGACGACGGCACGAGCCGCGCGTCCAGCACCGGCACCGAGGTGTGTGACCGGCTGGACAACGACTGTGATGGCTCGACGGATGAGGACCTCACCGGGTGCAGCGGGACGCCGTGGGCCGCGGACACGGGCGTCGGGGCCGGCGGTGCGAGGTGGAACGCGGTGGCTCCATACGGTGGCGACCGGGGCTGGCTGGCGGGCGATGGGGACCGGGTGCTGCACGTCAACGGCGACACCTTCACAGCCGTGGGCAGTTGCGACGGTGACTGGAAGGCGGCCTGGGTCGCGAGCACCGGGCGCGTGTTCGTCGGCTCGAGCGCGGGGAAGCTGGCCACGGTGTCGCCGGGAGCGCTGGACACCTGCGCGCAGGTGGATGGCGTCGCGGGCAGCAGCATCAACGGCATGGTGGGTTTCGAGCAGGGCACCAACGTGCAGGTCTTCGCGGTGGACAGCCAGGGCCGCGTCATCCGCTGGGAGTACGTCGAGGGCGCTTCGAGCCAGGCCGCACCCACGCTCGTCACCCAGGTGACCGCCAACCTGCGCGCGATTCACGGGCTGGGCCCGGGGACGCTGCTCGCGGTGGGCATGGAGGACGTCAGCGGAACGGAGCGTCCCGTCGCGTGGCGTGCTCCCGCGAGCGGGAGCACGTGGACGAAGGAGGACCTCGGCAACACGGGCACCACGGGGTTCCTGCGCGCGGTGCGGGTGCTGACGCCCGGGCTCGCGTATCTGGCGGGTGACAAGGGTTTGCTCCTGGAGCGCACGGGCACGACGTGGACGAAGAAGCCCGTGCTCACGGTGTCCGGAAACCCGGTGGACCTGCGTGGGATGGTGGCGTTCGGACGCACCGCCGTCTACGCGGTGACGTCTGCCGCCAGGGACATCCAGTTCTTCGACGGCGCGAACTGGACCACCGTCAACGTGCCGCCCAACACGCTGAATGCACTGGAGGCCACCGGCCCGGGTGACATCTGGGGCGTGGGCAACAGCGGCACCCTGGTGCGCTGGCAACCCTGA
- a CDS encoding ABC transporter ATP-binding protein produces MDLRADGLTVRYGARTVLAAVDCALPPGTQALVLGRSGAGKTTLLKALAGLVTPADGRVLWDGQEAARLSSAERRTRQAAFGMVFQTDALFDSLTVRDNVLLPLTRRRVPEAEARARADEVLRAVGLAEAADTLPERLSGGMKKRAGLARALAARPSVLLADDPFAGLDPGTARQVARVLLEVSQGGTLLVAAPEAPVDLPLPRWLYLRGGKLVHDGPPAPELEHAPDEVLA; encoded by the coding sequence ATGGACCTGCGCGCGGACGGCCTCACGGTGCGGTACGGAGCGCGCACGGTGCTGGCAGCGGTGGACTGCGCCCTGCCGCCCGGGACACAGGCGCTGGTGCTGGGGCGCTCGGGCGCGGGGAAGACGACGCTGCTGAAGGCGCTGGCGGGGCTGGTGACTCCGGCGGACGGACGCGTGCTGTGGGACGGGCAGGAGGCGGCGCGCCTGTCCTCCGCCGAGCGCCGGACGCGGCAGGCGGCGTTCGGGATGGTGTTCCAGACGGATGCGCTGTTCGACTCGCTCACCGTGCGCGACAACGTGCTGCTGCCCCTCACCCGCCGCCGTGTACCGGAGGCAGAGGCCCGCGCGCGGGCAGACGAGGTGCTGCGCGCGGTGGGCCTGGCGGAGGCGGCGGACACGCTGCCCGAGCGGCTGTCGGGAGGCATGAAGAAGCGCGCGGGGCTGGCGCGGGCGCTGGCGGCGCGGCCTTCGGTGTTGCTGGCGGATGACCCGTTCGCGGGGCTGGACCCGGGCACGGCGCGGCAGGTGGCACGGGTGCTGCTGGAAGTGTCCCAGGGCGGCACGCTGCTCGTCGCGGCCCCGGAGGCCCCGGTGGACCTGCCCCTGCCCCGCTGGCTGTATCTGCGCGGCGGGAAGCTGGTCCATGACGGGCCACCCGCGCCGGAGCTGGAGCACGCACCGGACGAGGTACTGGCATGA
- a CDS encoding MlaE family ABC transporter permease: protein MKPLLWLGRTGLDAVRGAGALGLVAGRTVLGLPRLERRELSRALVQFGFDSLPLALATAALAGVIVVLQSGLYIQRFGARAFLGWAAGYGVLWEFGPLLLGLIMSARIGARNAAELATMQVGGQIEGLRGIGLDPFAILVAPRVVAMELSMLALSTFTFLVAILFESVAALLTLGLPLRVFYGTFADMLSPLDILGGVLKTGSYGLAISLVSTAVGLSARGGARAVGQAAASAVVRGCAAIFVLDFLLTSLLAGWMK, encoded by the coding sequence ATGAAGCCACTGCTCTGGCTGGGGCGCACCGGCCTGGACGCGGTGCGCGGCGCGGGAGCCCTGGGGCTCGTGGCGGGGCGCACGGTGCTGGGGCTGCCGAGGCTGGAGCGGCGCGAGCTGTCGCGGGCGCTGGTGCAATTCGGTTTCGACTCGCTGCCCCTGGCGCTGGCCACGGCGGCGCTGGCGGGCGTCATCGTGGTGCTGCAATCCGGCCTCTACATCCAGCGCTTCGGAGCGCGGGCGTTCCTCGGTTGGGCGGCGGGGTACGGCGTGCTGTGGGAGTTCGGCCCGCTGCTGCTGGGGCTCATCATGTCGGCGCGCATCGGCGCGAGGAACGCGGCGGAATTGGCCACCATGCAGGTGGGTGGGCAGATTGAGGGGCTGCGCGGAATCGGCCTGGACCCGTTCGCCATCCTCGTGGCGCCGAGGGTGGTGGCGATGGAGCTGAGCATGCTCGCGCTGAGCACCTTCACGTTCCTGGTGGCCATCCTCTTCGAGTCGGTGGCGGCGCTCCTCACGCTGGGGCTGCCGCTGCGCGTGTTCTACGGGACGTTCGCGGACATGCTGAGTCCGCTCGACATCCTCGGAGGCGTGTTGAAGACGGGAAGCTACGGCCTCGCCATCTCGCTGGTGTCCACGGCGGTGGGCCTGTCCGCGCGAGGCGGCGCCAGGGCCGTGGGCCAGGCGGCGGCGAGCGCGGTGGTGCGAGGCTGCGCGGCCATCTTCGTGCTCGACTTCCTGCTCACCTCGCTGCTCGCGGGGTGGATGAAATGA
- a CDS encoding MlaE family ABC transporter permease, with protein sequence MSAVLSFFGAPAVMLARTVRASLRDGVPWRESLAQLHELGGRSVWLVMSGMAFFGAVLVTIANSQATRFVGNVAVLGPAYFELLIRELGPVMSAMLTASRAGASHAAELSTMSVNEQVEALEMSAGDPYADLVAPRVIAGVLGVPMLSALGTVAATLSAATVASLAFGVDGRAFMDPRYVDGWDLLAAGLKAGGCGLYIPLAAAVAGLNAKGGAEAVGEATTSGVVAASLGCLLIDFAVSLAFQLLRL encoded by the coding sequence ATGAGCGCGGTGCTGTCCTTCTTCGGAGCGCCCGCGGTGATGCTGGCGCGCACCGTGCGGGCCTCGCTGCGGGACGGAGTGCCCTGGCGCGAGTCGCTGGCACAGTTGCACGAGCTGGGAGGGCGCAGCGTGTGGCTCGTCATGTCCGGCATGGCCTTCTTCGGCGCGGTGCTGGTGACGATTGCGAACAGCCAGGCCACGCGCTTCGTGGGCAACGTGGCGGTGCTCGGGCCCGCGTACTTCGAATTGCTCATCCGCGAGCTGGGCCCGGTGATGTCCGCGATGCTGACGGCCTCGCGAGCGGGAGCCAGCCACGCGGCGGAGCTCTCCACCATGAGCGTCAACGAGCAGGTGGAGGCGCTGGAGATGTCCGCGGGAGACCCGTACGCGGACCTGGTGGCGCCGAGGGTGATTGCCGGGGTGCTCGGAGTTCCGATGCTGAGCGCGCTGGGGACGGTGGCGGCGACGCTGTCCGCGGCGACGGTGGCGAGCCTCGCCTTCGGAGTGGATGGGCGGGCCTTCATGGACCCGCGCTACGTGGACGGGTGGGATTTGCTCGCGGCGGGGCTGAAGGCGGGAGGCTGCGGGCTGTACATTCCCCTGGCTGCGGCGGTGGCGGGCCTGAATGCGAAGGGCGGCGCCGAGGCGGTGGGCGAGGCCACCACCTCCGGCGTGGTGGCGGCGAGCCTGGGGTGCCTGTTGATCGACTTCGCCGTGTCCCTCGCCTTCCAGTTGCTGCGCCTGTGA
- a CDS encoding ATP-binding cassette domain-containing protein, whose amino-acid sequence MSKSPSPADDTLRFTEVRVTFETGRQVLQGLTAEVSTRELTFIAGASGSGKSVLCRMAVGLLRPDAGQVELWGERVDTQPERELVRLRRQAPYLVQGPALLDWRTLRENVRLADPEAPAEAVEAALAQVGLQEWADRLPPELGPGAKKRAAIARALVLKPRYLLLDEPTTGLDRRAASQVEEVLASLKARGLGGLVVTHDYRQLKGLADRVLVVAGGRCAYLGPPDGFLESAAPELRVLTAPFMEGATDG is encoded by the coding sequence GTGAGCAAGAGCCCCTCCCCCGCCGACGACACGCTGCGCTTCACGGAGGTGCGCGTCACGTTCGAAACGGGGCGGCAGGTGCTGCAAGGGCTGACGGCGGAGGTGTCCACGCGGGAGCTGACGTTCATCGCGGGGGCGAGTGGCTCCGGGAAGAGCGTGCTGTGCAGGATGGCGGTGGGGCTGCTGCGGCCGGACGCGGGACAGGTGGAGCTATGGGGGGAGCGGGTGGACACGCAGCCCGAGCGCGAGCTGGTGCGCCTGCGACGGCAAGCCCCGTACCTGGTGCAGGGCCCCGCGCTGCTGGACTGGCGGACGCTGCGGGAGAATGTGCGGCTCGCGGACCCCGAGGCTCCCGCCGAGGCGGTGGAGGCAGCGCTGGCACAGGTGGGCTTGCAGGAGTGGGCGGACCGGCTGCCCCCGGAGCTGGGGCCTGGAGCAAAGAAGCGCGCGGCGATTGCGCGAGCCCTGGTGCTGAAGCCACGCTACCTGCTGCTGGACGAGCCCACCACGGGGCTGGACCGGAGGGCGGCGTCGCAGGTGGAAGAGGTGCTGGCATCGCTGAAGGCGCGGGGGCTGGGTGGGTTGGTGGTGACGCACGACTACCGGCAGTTGAAGGGATTGGCGGACCGGGTGCTGGTGGTGGCGGGAGGACGCTGTGCATACCTGGGCCCGCCGGACGGGTTCCTGGAGTCCGCCGCGCCCGAGCTCCGGGTGCTGACGGCGCCATTCATGGAGGGCGCGACGGATGGATGA